One segment of Salvia splendens isolate huo1 chromosome 20, SspV2, whole genome shotgun sequence DNA contains the following:
- the LOC121782617 gene encoding probable LRR receptor-like serine/threonine-protein kinase At3g47570 isoform X2, giving the protein MIPQDIGNLSLLEVLIIPAASLTGNIPSSLFNISSLKYVYLYNNSLSGNIPSNMCDSLPNIEVLSLWTNQLSGEIPPNIWKCTHLQDLELSVNHFNGKIPSEIGSLSMLRDLWLGYNDFRVIPEEIGNLSQLETLSIPASSLTGNIPSSVLNISSLKFIDLSNNTLSGNIPTFHHLPKLEELYLFHNNFEGWLPSDVCSSNMSNIKTLELYGNQLQGPIPPNIWKCTHLEILALSDNNLSGNIPFEIGNMSMLKELYLSGNNFQGGIPAEIGKLTPLEVIDLANASLTGNIPTSIFNISTLTKLSLGYNNLSGTLSSDMGISLLNLELLYVDYNRLTGPIPSTINNASKLIELYMDNSFFIGSIPDLGNLKHLQELFLNQNHLIGEESSTQELTFLSSLTKCRNLKYLVVSDNSLNGILPASIGNFSSSLQMILLQNSHIVGVIPSEIGNLSSLLSINLGGNQLRGPIPPFIGNMKKLQRLYLYGNKLEGSIPNDVCRMNNLGELILDRNMLVGSIPKCLGEVQSLREIYLGYNQLNSTIPPNFWNLTDLVELSLSSNHLIGQLSSQLGNLKSISYLDLSSNQFSGNIPSSIGGCESLESLYLSNNLLDGSIPQSLANVRNLKALDLSYNNLSGSIPKSLEDLRFLEYFNVSNNKLVGEIPDRGCFGNLSDQSFSNNLALCGPIRLKVPPCTKNHHRSKSLLKFIVPSVILAVTMVIVVLVFINKFKPRKSTLLPTAILPVTEYRRVSYIELERGTNGFSESNLLGKGSFGSVFEATLSDGLKVAVKVFNMQLKGAEMSFNTETEILGSIRHRNIVRVIGCCSSPEFKALVLTYMPNGNLDKWLYSNMLCLVLIQRLKIAIDVAAALDYLHHGHSFPVVHRDIKPSNVLLDEDMVAHLGDFGIGKLFDDGEVVVQTQTLATIGYAAPELGMEGKVSTHGDVYSFGIMLLEMFTGKKPTDDMFDGEMRLKEWVSESIQENSVPIAPAMLSSEDQDFCAKEQCVLSIYELAMKCLATTPHERINMIEAANTLQRIYATMVTERRHPRYAFSIGIPNNGL; this is encoded by the exons ATGATCCCTCAAGATATAGGGAATCTTTCACTGTTAgaggtgttaattatcccagCCGCCTCTCTGACAGGAAATATTCCCTCTTCACTGTTCAACATATCTTCCTTGAAATACGTGTATCTCTATAACAACAGTTTGTCTGGAAATATCCCAAGTAATATGTGCGACAGCCTTCCAAATATTGAAGTGCTTAGTCTTTGGACCAACCAACTTTCTGGAGAAATTCCACCAAACATATGGAAATGCACACATCTTCAGGACTTGGAATTATCTGTTAATCATTTCAATGGAAAAATCCCAAGTGAAATTGGAAGTTTGAGTATGCTTAGAGACTTGTGGCTCGGCTATAATGATTTCAGAG TGATCCCTGAAGAAATAGGAAATCTTTCACAACTCGAGACATTAAGTATCCCAGCCTCCTCTCTAACCGGAAATATTCCATCTTCAGTGTTGAACATATCTTCATTGAAATTCATCGACCTCTCTAACAACACTTTGTCTGGAAATATCCCAACTTTTCACCATCTTCCAAAGTTAGAGGAATTATATTTGTTTCATAACAACTTCGAAG GTTGGCTGCCAAGTGATGTGTGCAGCAGCAATATGTCAAACATCAAAACACTTGAACTCTATGGGAATCAACTTCAAGGGCCAATTCCACCAAATATATGGAAATGCACACATCTTGAGATCTTGGCATTATCCGACAACAATCTCAGTGGTAACATCCCGTTCGAAATTGGGAACATGAGCATGCTTAAGGAGTTGTATTTGAGTGGGAACAACTTTCAAG GAGGAATTCCAGCCGAAATAGGGAAACTTACACCACTAGAGGTAATAGACCTTGCAAACGCCTCTCTAACTGGAAATATCCCAACCTCCATATTCAACATATCTACTCTGACAAAACTGAGCTTGGGCTACAACAACTTATCTG GTACTCTTTCTTCAGATATGGGGATTTCACTTCTCAATCTTGAATTACTTTATGTGGATTATAACAGACTCACTGGTCCAATTCCAAGCACCATCAACAATGCTTCTAAACTTATCGAGCTTTACATGGACAACAGCTTCTTCATTGGCTCCATACCAGACCTTGGTAATTTGAAACACCTTCAGGAGCTATTTCTCAATCAAAATCATTTGATCGGAGAGGAATCTTCAACTCAGGAGTTGACATTTCTCTCTTCTTTGACTAAATGTCGAAATTTGAAGTACTTGGTGGTATCAGACAATTCACTGAATGGTATCCTACCTGCTTCAATTGGGAACTTTTCCTCTTCTCTTCAAATGATTTTGCTACAAAACAGCCACATCGTGGGTGTCATTCCTTCTGAAATTGGAAATTTAAGTAGTTTGTTGTCTATAAATTTGGGAGGGAATCAGCTGCGTGGACCCATTCCACCTTTTATTGGGAATATGAAGAAACTCCAAAGATTGTATCTTTACGGGAATAAGTTGGAAGGGTCTATCCCTAACGACGTTTGCCGAATGAATAATTTGGGAGAGTTGATCCTTGATAGAAACATGCTTGTGGGTTCAATACCAAAGTGTTTAGGTGAAGTTCAATCCTTGAGAGAGATCTACTTAGGCTACAACCAATTGAATTCCACCATCCCTCCCAACTTCTGGAATCTTACCGACCTCGTGGAATTGAGTTTGTCCTCAAATCATTTGATTGGTCAATTGTCATCTCAACTTGGAAATTTGAAGTCAATCTCCTATCTAGACTTATCCTCTAATCAATTTTCAGGTAATATCCCCAGCTCAATTGGTGGTTGCGAGTCATTAGAATCTCTCTACTTATCGAATAATTTGTTGGACGGATCTATTCCCCAATCCTTAGCAAATGTTAGAAATTTGAAAGCATTGGATTTATCTTACAATAACCTTTCTGGATCTATACCCAAGTCATTAGAAGACCTTCGTTTTCTTGAGTATTTCAATGTTTCCAACAACAAATTGGTTGGGGAAATTCCAGATAGGGGTTGTTTTGGTAACTTGAGTGATCAATCTTTTTCTAACAACCTTGCCCTTTGTGGTCCAATAAGACTTAAAGTTCCACCATGCACAAAAAATCATCATAGATCAAAAAGCTTGTTGAAATTTATAGTGCCTTCTGTGATTTTAGCTGTGACTATGGTGATTGTCGTCCTTgtgtttataaataaatttaaaccgAGGAAATCAACACTACTTCCCACTGCTATTTTACCGGTGACGGAATATAGAAGAGTTTCTTACATAGAACTAGAGCGGGGAACCAATGGTTTTAGTGAGAGCAACCTTCTTGGAAAAGGAAGTTTCGGTTCAGTATTTGAAGCAACACTTTCTGATGGGTTGAAAGTTGCAGTAAAAGTTTTCAACATGCAATTAAAAGGAGCAGAAATGAGCTTTAATACTGAAACTGAGATACTTGGGAGCATTCGACACAGAAATATAGTTCGTGTTATTGGATGTTGCAGTAGCCCAGAGTTTAAAGCTTTGGTTCTCACATATATGCCGAATGGGAACTTGGATAAATGGTTATATTCCAACATGCTTTGTCTAGTTCTTATCCAGAGACTGAAGATAGCAATAGACGTTGCGGCCGCCTTGGACTATCTTCACCATGGCCACTCATTCCCAGTTGTCCATCGTGATATAAAGCCAAGCAATGTTTTGCTCGATGAAGACATGGTAGCTCATCTTGGTGATTTTGGTATTGGCAAACTTTTTGACGATGGAGAAGTTGTCGttcaaacacaaacattggCGACTATCGGCTATGCAGCACCAG AGTTGGGAATGGAAGGGAAAGTGTCCACACATGGAGATGTGTACAGTTTTGGGATAATGTTGCTCGAGATGTTTACAGGGAAGAAGCCAACAGATGATATGTTTGATGGGGAAATGAGGTTGAAAGAGTGGGTAAGTGAATCAATACAAGAAAACTCAGTTCCTATTGCACCCGCTATGCTATCTAGCGAAGATCAGGATTTCTGTGCAAAGGAGCAATGCGTGTTGTCAATTTATGAGTTGGCAATGAAATGTTTAGCCACTACACCTCATGAGAGAATCAACATGATTGAAGCAGCGAACACTCTCCAAAGGATCTATGCAACAATGGTAACAGAAAGACGTCATCCACGATATGCATTTTCTATTGGTATTCCCAATAATGGGTTATAA
- the LOC121782617 gene encoding probable LRR receptor-like serine/threonine-protein kinase At3g47570 isoform X3, whose amino-acid sequence MIPQDIGNLSLLEVLIIPAASLTGNIPSSLFNISSLKYVYLYNNSLSGNIPSNMCDSLPNIEVLSLWTNQLSGEIPPNIWKCTHLQDLELSVNHFNGKIPSEIGSLSMLRDLWLGYNDFRGWLPSDVCSSNMSNIKTLELYGNQLQGPIPPNIWKCTHLEILALSDNNLSGNIPFEIGNMSMLKELYLSGNNFQGGIPAEIGKLTPLEVIDLANASLTGNIPTSIFNISTLTKLSLGYNNLSGTLSSDMGISLLNLELLYVDYNRLTGPIPSTINNASKLIELYMDNSFFIGSIPDLGNLKHLQELFLNQNHLIGEESSTQELTFLSSLTKCRNLKYLVVSDNSLNGILPASIGNFSSSLQMILLQNSHIVGVIPSEIGNLSSLLSINLGGNQLRGPIPPFIGNMKKLQRLYLYGNKLEGSIPNDVCRMNNLGELILDRNMLVGSIPKCLGEVQSLREIYLGYNQLNSTIPPNFWNLTDLVELSLSSNHLIGQLSSQLGNLKSISYLDLSSNQFSGNIPSSIGGCESLESLYLSNNLLDGSIPQSLANVRNLKALDLSYNNLSGSIPKSLEDLRFLEYFNVSNNKLVGEIPDRGCFGNLSDQSFSNNLALCGPIRLKVPPCTKNHHRSKSLLKFIVPSVILAVTMVIVVLVFINKFKPRKSTLLPTAILPVTEYRRVSYIELERGTNGFSESNLLGKGSFGSVFEATLSDGLKVAVKVFNMQLKGAEMSFNTETEILGSIRHRNIVRVIGCCSSPEFKALVLTYMPNGNLDKWLYSNMLCLVLIQRLKIAIDVAAALDYLHHGHSFPVVHRDIKPSNVLLDEDMVAHLGDFGIGKLFDDGEVVVQTQTLATIGYAAPELGMEGKVSTHGDVYSFGIMLLEMFTGKKPTDDMFDGEMRLKEWVSESIQENSVPIAPAMLSSEDQDFCAKEQCVLSIYELAMKCLATTPHERINMIEAANTLQRIYATMVTERRHPRYAFSIGIPNNGL is encoded by the exons ATGATCCCTCAAGATATAGGGAATCTTTCACTGTTAgaggtgttaattatcccagCCGCCTCTCTGACAGGAAATATTCCCTCTTCACTGTTCAACATATCTTCCTTGAAATACGTGTATCTCTATAACAACAGTTTGTCTGGAAATATCCCAAGTAATATGTGCGACAGCCTTCCAAATATTGAAGTGCTTAGTCTTTGGACCAACCAACTTTCTGGAGAAATTCCACCAAACATATGGAAATGCACACATCTTCAGGACTTGGAATTATCTGTTAATCATTTCAATGGAAAAATCCCAAGTGAAATTGGAAGTTTGAGTATGCTTAGAGACTTGTGGCTCGGCTATAATGATTTCAGAG GTTGGCTGCCAAGTGATGTGTGCAGCAGCAATATGTCAAACATCAAAACACTTGAACTCTATGGGAATCAACTTCAAGGGCCAATTCCACCAAATATATGGAAATGCACACATCTTGAGATCTTGGCATTATCCGACAACAATCTCAGTGGTAACATCCCGTTCGAAATTGGGAACATGAGCATGCTTAAGGAGTTGTATTTGAGTGGGAACAACTTTCAAG GAGGAATTCCAGCCGAAATAGGGAAACTTACACCACTAGAGGTAATAGACCTTGCAAACGCCTCTCTAACTGGAAATATCCCAACCTCCATATTCAACATATCTACTCTGACAAAACTGAGCTTGGGCTACAACAACTTATCTG GTACTCTTTCTTCAGATATGGGGATTTCACTTCTCAATCTTGAATTACTTTATGTGGATTATAACAGACTCACTGGTCCAATTCCAAGCACCATCAACAATGCTTCTAAACTTATCGAGCTTTACATGGACAACAGCTTCTTCATTGGCTCCATACCAGACCTTGGTAATTTGAAACACCTTCAGGAGCTATTTCTCAATCAAAATCATTTGATCGGAGAGGAATCTTCAACTCAGGAGTTGACATTTCTCTCTTCTTTGACTAAATGTCGAAATTTGAAGTACTTGGTGGTATCAGACAATTCACTGAATGGTATCCTACCTGCTTCAATTGGGAACTTTTCCTCTTCTCTTCAAATGATTTTGCTACAAAACAGCCACATCGTGGGTGTCATTCCTTCTGAAATTGGAAATTTAAGTAGTTTGTTGTCTATAAATTTGGGAGGGAATCAGCTGCGTGGACCCATTCCACCTTTTATTGGGAATATGAAGAAACTCCAAAGATTGTATCTTTACGGGAATAAGTTGGAAGGGTCTATCCCTAACGACGTTTGCCGAATGAATAATTTGGGAGAGTTGATCCTTGATAGAAACATGCTTGTGGGTTCAATACCAAAGTGTTTAGGTGAAGTTCAATCCTTGAGAGAGATCTACTTAGGCTACAACCAATTGAATTCCACCATCCCTCCCAACTTCTGGAATCTTACCGACCTCGTGGAATTGAGTTTGTCCTCAAATCATTTGATTGGTCAATTGTCATCTCAACTTGGAAATTTGAAGTCAATCTCCTATCTAGACTTATCCTCTAATCAATTTTCAGGTAATATCCCCAGCTCAATTGGTGGTTGCGAGTCATTAGAATCTCTCTACTTATCGAATAATTTGTTGGACGGATCTATTCCCCAATCCTTAGCAAATGTTAGAAATTTGAAAGCATTGGATTTATCTTACAATAACCTTTCTGGATCTATACCCAAGTCATTAGAAGACCTTCGTTTTCTTGAGTATTTCAATGTTTCCAACAACAAATTGGTTGGGGAAATTCCAGATAGGGGTTGTTTTGGTAACTTGAGTGATCAATCTTTTTCTAACAACCTTGCCCTTTGTGGTCCAATAAGACTTAAAGTTCCACCATGCACAAAAAATCATCATAGATCAAAAAGCTTGTTGAAATTTATAGTGCCTTCTGTGATTTTAGCTGTGACTATGGTGATTGTCGTCCTTgtgtttataaataaatttaaaccgAGGAAATCAACACTACTTCCCACTGCTATTTTACCGGTGACGGAATATAGAAGAGTTTCTTACATAGAACTAGAGCGGGGAACCAATGGTTTTAGTGAGAGCAACCTTCTTGGAAAAGGAAGTTTCGGTTCAGTATTTGAAGCAACACTTTCTGATGGGTTGAAAGTTGCAGTAAAAGTTTTCAACATGCAATTAAAAGGAGCAGAAATGAGCTTTAATACTGAAACTGAGATACTTGGGAGCATTCGACACAGAAATATAGTTCGTGTTATTGGATGTTGCAGTAGCCCAGAGTTTAAAGCTTTGGTTCTCACATATATGCCGAATGGGAACTTGGATAAATGGTTATATTCCAACATGCTTTGTCTAGTTCTTATCCAGAGACTGAAGATAGCAATAGACGTTGCGGCCGCCTTGGACTATCTTCACCATGGCCACTCATTCCCAGTTGTCCATCGTGATATAAAGCCAAGCAATGTTTTGCTCGATGAAGACATGGTAGCTCATCTTGGTGATTTTGGTATTGGCAAACTTTTTGACGATGGAGAAGTTGTCGttcaaacacaaacattggCGACTATCGGCTATGCAGCACCAG AGTTGGGAATGGAAGGGAAAGTGTCCACACATGGAGATGTGTACAGTTTTGGGATAATGTTGCTCGAGATGTTTACAGGGAAGAAGCCAACAGATGATATGTTTGATGGGGAAATGAGGTTGAAAGAGTGGGTAAGTGAATCAATACAAGAAAACTCAGTTCCTATTGCACCCGCTATGCTATCTAGCGAAGATCAGGATTTCTGTGCAAAGGAGCAATGCGTGTTGTCAATTTATGAGTTGGCAATGAAATGTTTAGCCACTACACCTCATGAGAGAATCAACATGATTGAAGCAGCGAACACTCTCCAAAGGATCTATGCAACAATGGTAACAGAAAGACGTCATCCACGATATGCATTTTCTATTGGTATTCCCAATAATGGGTTATAA